In the Labilithrix sp. genome, CCGGCGGTCTCGACCGGCTTGCCGTCCTTCAGCGCGAAGACGTGGAGCTTGCCCGCGCTGTCGGCGACGACGATGTCGCGGACGCCGTCGCCGTCGATGTCGGCGAGCTTGGGGCTGCCTTCGATCGACGCGCCGAGGGCGATCGGGAACCCGGGCAAGAGGTCCTCGTCGAGCCCGTTCTTCTGGTTCGTCACCGAGACGACGCGGCGCGCCTCGCCGGTCACGTCTTGCCCGTCGTAGTGCGCGATCGCGCGCACGCGGATCGTGATCGCGCGCTCGCGGTCGGCGCCGGTCTCGATCTGCGCGGGATCGAGCTGCGCGAGCGGCGTCGCCCCGCCGCTCACGGTCGTCGGCGGGATCCCGCGCAGCGGCACGACGATGTCGCGGAAGGTGGAGTCGGCGGGCTCGGTCCCCGGCGCCCACTGGACGAAGAGATCGTACGAGCGCGCGCGCGGAGCCGCGGCGCGCCCCTGGATCGAGATCGGGCCGAGGCTCAGGTTCGCGTAGACGGGCGCGAAGAACGCGGGCGACGTGACGTCGACCTCGGGCGGGATGCGTCGCGACGCGACCGCGTCGACCGCGCGCGCGGCGTTGGCGCGGCCGCGGCCGGTGCGCTCGTCGAAGCCGGCGGGGCCGAGCTCGTCGGCCTCGTTCAGCAGGATCTGTCGCGCCTCGTCGGCGGTGAGGGTGAGGCTCGCGCCGGCGGCGGCGGAGTAGAGGAGGCCCGCGACGCCGGCGACGCGGGCGGCGGCGTCGCGCGCGCAGCCGGTGGTGCTCGCGACGAGGCCGAGGTGACCGCCGAAGCTCGAGCAGCCGTCGGCGTTCGTGAACGCGGTCGTGGACGCGGGATCGTCGCCGTCGAAGCGGACGCCTCCGACCGCGAGGACGTGGTTCGCGGCGGCGGGCACGTCGTGGCGGCGCGAGTTCGTGTCGCCGATGCCGGTGACGACGAGGACGTTCTTGCCGTAGGCGTAGTCGAGCGCGGCGCGCGCGAACGCGGAGTGATCGACCGCGTTCACGCCGGCGGAGACGACGCGCGCGCCGTTGTCGCTCGCGTAGACGATCGCCTGCGCGAGGTCGTTGCCGGCCGCGGTCTCCGCGTCGGTGACGCGGAGCGGGACGTAGCGGCAGCCGGGGCAGACGCCGGGTTGTCCGCCGCCGTTGTTCGCGCGCGCCGCGGCGACGCGCGCGTGGGTCGTGCCCTGTCCGTTGCGCGCGTCGTCGTAGGGATCGTTGTCGTTCGCGAAGAAGTCCCAGCCGCAGATGTCGTCGGTGTACCCGTTCGCGTCGTCGTCCACGCCGTCGGAGAAGCGGAGGATGATGTCGCCGGGATCGAGGATGCAGTTCCGGTTCAGGTCGCCGGCGAGGCGGATGCTGCTCGGGCGGGTGGGGTCGTGGCGCGAGTAGCACTCGTCGGGGACGAGCGACTTCATGCGCGGATCTTCGGCGTAGTCGGCGACGGTGAAGACGCCGTCGCCGTTGCAGTCGTAGCCCGCGAGGCGGCCGCCGCCGCCGCACGCCGATCCGTCTCCGCGCTGCGGGCGCGCGTCGCCGGTCAGCTCGCCGGCGTTCAGCGCGGCCTGGTCGACGAGGTCTTGTTCGTCCCATTGCACGCCGGAGCTCGCGATCGCGATCGCGATCTCGGGGCGACCGAGCGTCGTGTTCCACGCGCCTTCGACGTCCATGCCGGACGTGGGGGCGTAGCTCCAGTCGGCGGTGTAGTCGCTCGGGAGCGCGGCGTCGGCGCGGAGGGCGACGGTCGCGATGCCGGCGAGGCACGCGAGCGACAGCGCGGCGGGGAAACGCACGTGGCGTCAGTATTCGCCGAACAGGTCCTGGATGCGTGACTCGAGCGCGGTCGCGATCTTGTAGAGCGACGAGATCGACGCGCTCGACTCGGCGCGCTCGATCTGGGAGAGGAGCGACACGCTGAGGTTCGTGCGGCGGGACATCTGCTTCAGCGTGAGGTCCTTCTCCTTGCGGAGGTTCCGGATCGTGTCGCCGATGACCTTGTGGAGCTTCTCCTCCGGCGTGCGGGCGAGGCCCTTCTTCCGCATGACGCGGTCGAGGACCTCGCGGAACTCGTCCACGTTGAACGGTTTTTTGATGTAGTCGACGGCGTCGAGCTTCATCGACGCTACCGCGGTCTCGAGGTTCGGGTAGCCGGTGAAGATGACGACGGCGACGTCGCTGTCGATCTTGCGGATCTTCTTGAGCGCCTCGATGCCGTCCATCTTCGGCATCATGAGGTCGAGGATGATGAGGTGATAGCCGCCGTTCTTGACCTCGTCCTCGATCGTCGTCGGATCGCTCATCGTCTTGACGGCGTACCCGTCACGCTCGAGCAGCGTCTGCATGTACTCGCAGATCGCTCGATCGTCGTCGCAGATGAGGATCTTGACGGCGGGCATCTGGAGCTCAGGAGTAGAGGGCTGGGCTGTCATCGTCGTTACAGTGTAGCTTGACAGAGATCCGCTGACAGCGAAACGGCGATCGGAGGAGAAGAGGTGCGATTGACGAATCGCGTTGACGGGGTAGCCGTGCCGCCGTATCTACCCGGGCCTCTCTTCGACACGTGCTCACGCACATGTCGAGGGATGTTCGGGGCGTAGCGCAGCCTGGTAGCGCACCTGGTTCGGGACCAGGGAGTCGGAGGTTCAAATCCTCTCGCCCCGACAACTCTAACGGTCGTAGGACCTGACCTCTACGAGGGGCCGCCGATGCTCGAGGGCGAGGAGATGGTCGGCTTCGAGGAGGCGCAGAGCTCGATCGAGCAGCTGACCGCGGTGCTCCCGGGCGCGGGGACGGTGGGCACGGCGCGATCGCTCGCGCGCTTCTACGAGTGGCTCCTCGCGGGCGCGCCGGCGACGGACGGCCGCGCGCTCGTGCGAGCGGAGACGCTCGCGAGGTACGTGACGCCGCAGACGCGCGGCACCGACAAGACGGTGCGCTTCCCGATGGTGCTGGGCCGCGGCTTCGCGCTCGGCTGGCTCTGGCCGCACCCCTACGACCGGTGGCGCACCGCCGCCTGCTACGGCCACGCGGGCAACTTCAGCACGCTCGCGTGGGCCGACCCCACCACCGGCTGCGTGATCGCCGTCGTCACGAACGGCAACCGCGCCCCGACGAAGCTCGTGTCGCGCGGCGCCCCGATCGGCAGCGGCCTCCGCGGAGCGTGCGTCGACTGAACGCTCCTCCGTCGGCGCGCGCTCGTGACGCGTGGCGTCTCCATCGGTAGAGCGTCCGCGGAGTGTGCGTCCCAGCGCTCCCGCCCGCACGCCGCCGCGACGGCGTCGGAGCGCTGAGCCGGCGGGTGCGATGTGCCCCTCTCGGCCGGCATCACGATCGAGTCTCTCTTCCGAGTGCTTCGTCCGTCGCGAGCTCGAGCTCCGCCATCTCGGAGTCCGTCAGGTTGCGGAGACGCGACTCGAGCATTCGCCTCGGGACCGCGCGCATCTGGAACGCGAGGGCGATCGAGTCATGTGGCAGCCCGTCGGGCGTGGCCTCGATGACAGCGGTTCCGGCGAGCTGAGCGCGGCTCATGTTGGTCGTGAGCGGCACGATGACTGCCCAGGTCGGCCCACCAAATCTCGCCGCGTCTCACCGACGGTCCTCGGCCGCCAAAGCGTCTGCCCATTCGGCGACCCCGGCCTCGGCCAACGCCCGGTCCTCGTCGGCGGCGGTCGCGAGTCGGGTGAGGTCCCAGCGCGCCGGGTTCGATCGTCGCAGCACCAGCAGGCGCACCCGCTCGCCAGCCTGAAGGCCGGTGGGCCCCTCGGGCTTGAGCACCCCGTCCTCGAACCGTGCATCGAGCGTCCGCATGATTTTCAGGATACCGCGGTGGGCGCCCACCGACGAGCTGATCCAAGGCGGCCGTCCGCTTCAGCGCGAACGCGTCGAGCAAAGCGCCTTTGCTCGTTCCGCGAGCGGGCGGAGGCGCGTGCGGACGTGCGTGACGACGGTCTCGAAGTCCGGCGGCGAGATCGGGCCGCGCCAGCGATCCTGGAAGGTGAGCCACTTGCGGCGGCTGCCGCGGGAGCGGCCCCACTCGTTCGTGTAGAGGAGGCGATCGAGGAGCGCGAGGTCGTAGTTGCGGCTCGTGAAGGCGAGCGCGATCGCGCGGGTGAGCGTGTCGTCGTCGAGGGGGCAGTGGCGGTCGAGCAGGAGCAGGTCGTAGAGGTCCTTCGGCTTCCACTTGCCGTGGCCCAGCTCGACGAGGCCGTGCACCTTCCAGCCGAACATCTGCTCCGGACGCACGGCGACGACGTCGGCGCCCGCGACACGGATGCGCGTCGCCGGCATCGCGAGAGGGTCGCCGCTGCCGACGTCGATCTGGAGATCGCCGAGCTTCGTGCGATGGCCCGGCCACGGCGTCTCCGCCCAGATGACCTCGTGCACCGGCGGCGGCAGCGCCTCGTCGTCGGGCTCGGCCAGCACCTCGTCGACGATCGCGCGCGCGTCGGCGGGCGTGCCCTCCGGCACGAGCACGTGATCGACGTCCGCCGCGGGGCGCTCCGGCACCCACTGCGCGGTGAGGAGCGACCCGCGGAGGACGAGCCGATCGGCGTGCGGCGAGCGCGCGACACGCCGCAGCCACGCGGCGGCGAGCGGCGGCGTGACGGTGACTGTGACGGTGGCGGTCACGATGCGTCGATCCATCCGCGGTCGAGCGCGGGGTTGGTGTCGAGCACGGTGTACTCGCGCACGCGGCCGCGCGTCGCGACACCACACGCCGCGATCGCCGCGAGCAACGCCGCGAAGCGCGCGTCCGCCTCGGCGCGCGCGAGGCCGAACGGACGCAGCGTCAGGAAGCGCTCGGTACCCTTCGCGCCGGCGCCGCGCGCGAGCGGGGGCGTGTTGGCGACGTTGGCCGAGAGCGAGCCGCCGTGCGCGTGGACGACGTCGATGACGGGATCGTTCGGCGACGGCAGCACGAGCTTCGCGTGGTACTCGAAGTACGACGTGGGCGACGGCGTCACCGCGACGTCGTCGAGTCGGCCGTGTTGCTCGATCTTCGTGCGCACGACCTCGAAGCCACGCTCCGACAGCGACGTCGCGAGCGTGGTCGCGCGCGACTGCACGTCGGCGAGGGCGGCGCGGACGAAGGAGCCGGTCATGGGCTGAAGCCGAGCATCGCCGGAAGGCAGCTCGATCGCGATGCATTTCACGTTCAGGTCGGCGCACGTTTTCCGGAAGAGCGAGAGGTTGGATTGGGCAGAGACGGTGACGTGGATCTCGAACAGAGGTAGTGGCGGTTTCATGGTGGCGGTCTCCAGTGGTAGAGCGCGGGTGCGCCCGAGTTCTCGGGGAGGAGTGAGCCGTCGACCTTCGAGGGACGGACCCACTTCGCGACGTGGAGGACGTCGAAGCGAAGCTCGACGCGGTAGACGAGGCCCTCCGGCGGATCGATCGCGCCGTGGAGGCCGCGACCGAGCTTGGCGACCGCGTCCGCGATCGCGATCGGCGCGCCGCGATGCACGACGCGCGGCATCTCGAGGCCGGCGCCGGCGAGGCGCGCGGTGAGCACGTCGACGGGGACGCGCTTGCGATCGACGAAGAGGTCGAACGGCACGAACGGCTCGTGATCGAGCGCGTAGCGCGTGCCGTGGACGAGCGCGAGCCACTCGCCGGCGAGGACCTCGCCCTCGCGGACAAGCGGCTCGAAGCGCGCGCGCTCGGAGGCGACCCACGCCGCGAACCAGCGACGCGCCTCGTTCCCCGACTCCGCGCACGGACGTCCCTCGCGCCCGAGCGCGACGAGCTCGCCGTCGCGCCGCGCGACCGCGACGCACGAGCCGTCCAGCTTCTCCTGGACGATGACCTCCGCGCCGGCGACGGCCCCGCCCGGATCCACGCACCTCCGCGCGACGCCGGGCGGGACCGTGCGGTCCTCCGCGCAGCGCGAGCCGGGCAGGTGCGGGATGGATGGGTAGACGGGAGCGACCACGGGAAGCCAGAGATGTGCGCACGCCCGGGCGGCGTGGCAAGCACTAGAGACGCTTACTGCCGGCGAACGAGAGCCCTCTCGGGGGGCGGAGCCCCGCTCGAACATGCTAGAGGTTCTGGATACGGAGGCTCCGCTGCGCGCGGGACTCGGCGCCGCGGGCGTCCGTCGCCGTCGCGACGACGGTGTAGGCGCCGTCAGCGGCGGTGGTCGAGTCGAAGCGGACCTCCCAAGGCGGCTCCTCGACGACGGCGCTCGCCCCGCCGGGCAGCGTGAAGGTGACCTTCGCGATGTGGCCGTCCGGATCGGAGGCGTCGACCGCGAACGTGATCGCGCCGCGCGCGGTGCCCACCGGCGTCGGCGGCGTGAACGTGACGACGGGCGGGACGTTGAAGCTCGGATCGAGGAGCTCGGCGAGCGGCGTGTCGACGACGTGCGTCGCGTAGTTCCAGGGCTGCACCCCGCCGTTGTGGATGCCGACGATCGCGAGCGTCTCGTCGTCGAGGAGCGCGCTGCCGCTGCTCCCGCGCTCGCTGTCGCACTGGTGCGTGAACATGCCCGCGCCCCACGTCCCGTCCGAGCCGATCGCGAGCAGGTTCGAAGACGGCTCGACCGTGCACGTCCGCGACCACTCGAGCCCGCGGTTCAGCGGATGCCCGAACATCGTGATGCGCCGGCCGTCCGCGGCGCGGCCGGCGAGGTCGACCGCCACCTTCACCGGAGGAACGGGATCGACGACGAAGACGGCATAGTCGCGACTTACGCTGTATTCTGCGGCGAGCACGATCCGGCACGCCGACCGCAGGTACGCGGGCTCGTCGCGTCGATAGCCCCAGTCCACGGTGTAGCCCGCGCACGGAAGGTCGTTCGCGCGCGTCCGCGGCGCGTTGAAGCAGTGCCCCGCCGCGATCGCGATCCCGTTCCCGACGTGCGTGACGGTGCAGTAGCTGGAGAGCTTCCCGAACGCGTCGAGGAGCGGGCGGTACCGCTCGGGCACGGTGGCGCCGCCTTGCATGACGCGCACGAAGTCGCGGTCTCCGACGACGACGCCGGACTCGCTCGCGGCGGCGGCGGCGTCGTCGTCGTCGGCCGGTGCGGAGCACGCGAGGATGAGCGGGAGGAGGAGCGCGAGGCGCCTCATCGTTTCACCTTGCGGAAGTGGATCGACTCCGCCGTCGTCTGCGCGGGCGTCCCGTCCTCCGCGAGCTCGGACACGAGGACGAGCCCGTTCCAGCCGTTGATCAGCGCCGGCGCCGCGACGCGCGCGCGATCGCCGTAGGCCGCCTCTCCGAACGCCTCCACGAACGCGCGCACGCCGGCCGACGCGCTGCCGTAGTGCTCCTCGAGCGCGCGCCGCGTGATGACCGTGATCCCCAGGTGAGGCCCGTGCGCGTAGAAGTCGAACGGGCCGCGGACGTGGCTCGACGGATCGCCCGGGACGCGGAACGCGAGGAGCGTCCCGTCGCGATGGCTCAGGCTCAGCACGGCAGGTCGTTTCAGCGTCACGCTCGGATCGGCGACCTGCCCCCACTGCTCGATGCGGGGGCGGAGACCGGAGGCCGTCTCGCCGACGAGCGCGATCGCCTGCACCGTCGCGGCGCTCTCGACGGTCGCGTCATCTTCGCCATCTTTACCTTCTTCGCCGGCGGGAGCCGCGCACGCGCTGCAGAGGAGCGCCGCGATCGCCGCGGCGCGCGAGGTCCGACCCATGGCGCTCGAGGTAGCACCGGGCCGCGGCGCGCCCACGTCATCGCGCCGTCTCAATGCGTGCATTCCGCACGGATCGCGCGTGCCCCTCGTTGCGCAGCGCCCGCGCGGTCCGTTGCGCATCGTTGCGCGATTCGCGCCAGTCGCGCGCGAGACGCTCTCGTGCGCTTGCGCGATCGCGTGGAGAGGGGAGAGTGCGCGCGAATGCGGACGGTGCTCGCGGGCTTCATCATCGTCGTCGTCGCCGGCTGCATCGCGCCGCCGGAGGAGCCCGATCGCGCCGCGGCGGAGATCGTCGGCGGCGCCGCGACCCTACGGTATCCGTTCGTCGTCGGCGTCGGCGGGCGCAACGGGGCGTATTGCTCCGGCACCGTCGTCGCGCGGCGCGCCGTGCTCACGGCCGGTCACTGCGTGTCGCGCGGCATCCGCAAGGTGTACCTCGGACCGACGCTCGACGACCGCGCGCCGGAGATCGCGGTCGTGAAGGTGACGCGCCATCCGCGTTACGCCGAGGTGCGCCTCGCGTCGGGCGCGATCGGCGGCGCGACGAACGACCTCGCCGTCCTCGAGCTCGCGGCGGACGCGCCGGTGCAGCCGGCGCCGCTCTTTCGCGGCACCCTCGAGAACTCCGCGCGCTTCGTCGGCCCGGAGCTCGTCTTCGTCGGCTACGGCGCGATCGACGGCAGCGGCCTCGGCTTCGGCACGAGGCGCGAGGCGTCGTTCCCGATCGCGAAGGTCGGCCCCGCGGCGGTCGGCGGCACGCCCGGCACGATCGACGCGTCGATGATCTACTACGCGGTGCCCGGCAAGAGCGCGTGCCGCGGCGACTCGGGCGGTCCCGCTTTCTTCGTCGAGGGCGGCGTGCTCTCGATCGCGGCGGTGACGTCGTTCGGCGGGCCGCGCTGCGAGTCCGACGGCGTGCACGCGCGCGCGGACGCGCCGCAGATCGCCGCGTTCCTTCAGGCAGAGCTCGATCGCATCGAGGCGGCCGATCCGTGCCGCCCCGACGGCGTGTGCGGTCCGGAGTGCGGGGTCCGTGACCCCGACTGCCTGGCGGATCACTGCGGCGCCGACGGCGTCTGCGCCGAAGCGTGCGTCGCCGATCCCGATTGCGAGAGCCCGCGCTGACCGACGGCCCTACGATGGCGGGATGGACCCTTCGATCATCCCGCTGTTCGGTCTCGGCGCCATCGCGCTCACCGTCGTCATGCGCAGCATCCGCCAGGTGAACCAGTGGGAGACGGCGCTGAAGTTCACGCTCGGAAAGCTGACGGGGCGCACCGAGCCCGGGCTCACGTTCGTCATCCCCGGGGTCCAGCAGCTGATGCGCGTCGACATGCGCGTCCGGAACCGGGACCTGCCGCAGCAGGCCGTCATCACCGCCGACAACGTCACCGCGTGGATCGACGCCGTCATCTACTTCAAGGTCGTCGACGCCGAGAAGGCGACCCTCAACGTGCAGGACTACGACCACGCGGTGCGCGACCGCGCGAAGGTCGTCCTCCGCGACGTCGTCGGAGAGACCACGCTCGACGAGCTGCTCCAGCACCGCGAGGAGGTCGCGGCCAAGGTGCGCCTCGCGGTCGAGCAGTTCGTCGCGCAGTGGGGTCTCCACGTCGAGCTCATCGCGCTCCAGGACATCCAGCTCCCGCCGCAGATGCAGGAGACGATCGCGAAGAAGGCGATCGCCGAGCGCGATCGGCAATACGTCGTCATCAAGAGCCAGGCCGACCTCGAGAGCGCGAAGAACTTCGCCGAGGCGGCGCGCATCCTCCATTCGTCGCCCGGCGCGATGGAGCTGCGCCGGCTCGAGGCGCTCCAGAACCTCTCCGGCGGGACGAGCAAGGTCATCTTCGACCTCGCCAAGCCGACCGGCTCCGCCGAGACGAACGCGGCGGCGATGGCGGCGGCGATGGGCGAGGCGGTCCGCGTCGCCGATCCGAAGACCGCCGCCGCGCTGCGAGCGCAGGCGGAGGCGGAGGCGGAGGAAGAAGAGGCGCACGCGGCGCCGCGCATGATGCGACGCGAGCGATGAAGGAAGAGGAGGGCGTCCGCTTCCTCGCGCTGGGACGGCTCCCCGCCTTCGCGCCTCCGCTCGCGCGGGAGGCGCTCGAGAACGGCGTCGTCGAGGTGGAGCGCGACGTGCTCGGCTGGAACGGGACGATGGGGATGGTCCACGGCCACCTCGTCGTGCTGTGGCTCGATCCCGACACGTGCGCGCGCGTGAACGCGGCGCCCTCGGTGGTGGACGCGCTGACGGCCGCCTTCGCCGCCGCGGTCGCGAGCGTCGCGGGTCAGGCCCTCGCCGAGCTCAAGGTCCTCTCGCGCGAGATGGTCGCGCGGCGATCGACGCCCTACCGTGGTCGACTATAGTCCCGCGCCATGCGGGTGACGGTGTTGGGTGCAGGATACATGGGTAGCGCGATGGCCGAGGTCCTCGCGATGCGCGGCCACGACGTTCGGCTGTGGGGCACGTGGCTCGACGACGCGATGATCGCGCCGCTCGAGGAGGGCGAGCCGCACCCGCGCCTCAAGAAGAAGCTCGACGCGCGCGTGAAGCCGCTCCGCTCCGACAAGCTCGCCGAGGCGCTCCAAGGCGCGGAGCTCGTCGTCCACGGCGTGAGCTCCGACGGCCTCGTCCCCGTCCTCACGAAGGCGGCGCCGCACCTCCCTGACGTCCCGATCCTCAGCGTCACGAAGGGTTTCCTCCCGAGCAAGG is a window encoding:
- a CDS encoding VCBS repeat-containing protein, with the protein product MRFPAALSLACLAGIATVALRADAALPSDYTADWSYAPTSGMDVEGAWNTTLGRPEIAIAIASSGVQWDEQDLVDQAALNAGELTGDARPQRGDGSACGGGGRLAGYDCNGDGVFTVADYAEDPRMKSLVPDECYSRHDPTRPSSIRLAGDLNRNCILDPGDIILRFSDGVDDDANGYTDDICGWDFFANDNDPYDDARNGQGTTHARVAAARANNGGGQPGVCPGCRYVPLRVTDAETAAGNDLAQAIVYASDNGARVVSAGVNAVDHSAFARAALDYAYGKNVLVVTGIGDTNSRRHDVPAAANHVLAVGGVRFDGDDPASTTAFTNADGCSSFGGHLGLVASTTGCARDAAARVAGVAGLLYSAAAGASLTLTADEARQILLNEADELGPAGFDERTGRGRANAARAVDAVASRRIPPEVDVTSPAFFAPVYANLSLGPISIQGRAAAPRARSYDLFVQWAPGTEPADSTFRDIVVPLRGIPPTTVSGGATPLAQLDPAQIETGADRERAITIRVRAIAHYDGQDVTGEARRVVSVTNQKNGLDEDLLPGFPIALGASIEGSPKLADIDGDGVRDIVVADSAGKLHVFALKDGKPVETAGFPYLTRPMDGLNKDLTSEVTVPSYAAAPAYVAGAQGGVDPALAREAIVQAPAIADLDGDGKQEIVFVTWSGTVYVVNARGQDAPGWPRRLPLVPSCSLAPQVGPPIRCADTQRRWSRGTNSAPVLADLDGDGRPEIVVGTFDGRVYAFDAGGGVRAGFPVELGARRVAASPAAVDLTGDGLPEILVASGDGAAFALDATGRTLPSWPIAIPSPRLTSPVATDFENDGEPDVILGGNGIAPLYFPARGGPGGGFAAFFGSPAVGDLDQDGYLDIVVSGGLPTLGDVFTGSSPTPRAAGDHGATVFSGATGAAIGKIATEDFASNGDHAIADVSGDEIPEVITGTSGGFLHAADACGREAAGFPKLTSGWIAGTPAVGDIDGDREKRLEIVAGTREGWLFAWTTRGTANGKVLWESFRHDNANTGNTKTKLAQGTPERAATPLVCEAPEPEPAASFDVGGGCACRATGPARGSGSIAALALSLLLGLVRRRRRSRFTEP
- a CDS encoding response regulator → MPAVKILICDDDRAICEYMQTLLERDGYAVKTMSDPTTIEDEVKNGGYHLIILDLMMPKMDGIEALKKIRKIDSDVAVVIFTGYPNLETAVASMKLDAVDYIKKPFNVDEFREVLDRVMRKKGLARTPEEKLHKVIGDTIRNLRKEKDLTLKQMSRRTNLSVSLLSQIERAESSASISSLYKIATALESRIQDLFGEY
- a CDS encoding serine hydrolase, whose protein sequence is MLEGEEMVGFEEAQSSIEQLTAVLPGAGTVGTARSLARFYEWLLAGAPATDGRALVRAETLARYVTPQTRGTDKTVRFPMVLGRGFALGWLWPHPYDRWRTAACYGHAGNFSTLAWADPTTGCVIAVVTNGNRAPTKLVSRGAPIGSGLRGACVD
- a CDS encoding antitoxin family protein; this encodes MRTLDARFEDGVLKPEGPTGLQAGERVRLLVLRRSNPARWDLTRLATAADEDRALAEAGVAEWADALAAEDRR
- a CDS encoding nucleotidyl transferase AbiEii/AbiGii toxin family protein is translated as MTATVTVTVTPPLAAAWLRRVARSPHADRLVLRGSLLTAQWVPERPAADVDHVLVPEGTPADARAIVDEVLAEPDDEALPPPVHEVIWAETPWPGHRTKLGDLQIDVGSGDPLAMPATRIRVAGADVVAVRPEQMFGWKVHGLVELGHGKWKPKDLYDLLLLDRHCPLDDDTLTRAIALAFTSRNYDLALLDRLLYTNEWGRSRGSRRKWLTFQDRWRGPISPPDFETVVTHVRTRLRPLAERAKALCSTRSR
- a CDS encoding trypsin-like peptidase domain-containing protein — protein: MRRLALLLPLILACSAPADDDDAAAAASESGVVVGDRDFVRVMQGGATVPERYRPLLDAFGKLSSYCTVTHVGNGIAIAAGHCFNAPRTRANDLPCAGYTVDWGYRRDEPAYLRSACRIVLAAEYSVSRDYAVFVVDPVPPVKVAVDLAGRAADGRRITMFGHPLNRGLEWSRTCTVEPSSNLLAIGSDGTWGAGMFTHQCDSERGSSGSALLDDETLAIVGIHNGGVQPWNYATHVVDTPLAELLDPSFNVPPVVTFTPPTPVGTARGAITFAVDASDPDGHIAKVTFTLPGGASAVVEEPPWEVRFDSTTAADGAYTVVATATDARGAESRAQRSLRIQNL
- a CDS encoding trypsin-like serine protease, whose amino-acid sequence is MRTVLAGFIIVVVAGCIAPPEEPDRAAAEIVGGAATLRYPFVVGVGGRNGAYCSGTVVARRAVLTAGHCVSRGIRKVYLGPTLDDRAPEIAVVKVTRHPRYAEVRLASGAIGGATNDLAVLELAADAPVQPAPLFRGTLENSARFVGPELVFVGYGAIDGSGLGFGTRREASFPIAKVGPAAVGGTPGTIDASMIYYAVPGKSACRGDSGGPAFFVEGGVLSIAAVTSFGGPRCESDGVHARADAPQIAAFLQAELDRIEAADPCRPDGVCGPECGVRDPDCLADHCGADGVCAEACVADPDCESPR
- a CDS encoding slipin family protein — its product is MDPSIIPLFGLGAIALTVVMRSIRQVNQWETALKFTLGKLTGRTEPGLTFVIPGVQQLMRVDMRVRNRDLPQQAVITADNVTAWIDAVIYFKVVDAEKATLNVQDYDHAVRDRAKVVLRDVVGETTLDELLQHREEVAAKVRLAVEQFVAQWGLHVELIALQDIQLPPQMQETIAKKAIAERDRQYVVIKSQADLESAKNFAEAARILHSSPGAMELRRLEALQNLSGGTSKVIFDLAKPTGSAETNAAAMAAAMGEAVRVADPKTAAALRAQAEAEAEEEEAHAAPRMMRRER